From Vigna unguiculata cultivar IT97K-499-35 chromosome 5, ASM411807v1, whole genome shotgun sequence, the proteins below share one genomic window:
- the LOC114183912 gene encoding nuclear transcription factor Y subunit A-8-like isoform X1: MNCSSWGTSESRSLSLEVDFLPQQCHRSKTLSFQFQEQDSSSIHSGQSSTVEMSVQHSSIGSTLGTTEGCVIRSFMQNQDFTFPPPLLDQSQTLAHYADPGYSNLMSSSYGPQSKTVEETAPIRIPLQLDVKEEPIYVNSKQYHAILRRRLYRAKLEVQNKPIKYRKPYLHESRHLHAVKRARGAGGRFLNTKKLQQSTRKHGNTAESNMHQIENYRDGDNATYASNSGARNMQNYTSDKGGGGTTQHPLFVYM; encoded by the exons ATGAATTGTTCATCATGGGGGACTTCAGAATCCAGAAGTTTGAGCTTAGAAGTGGATTTTCTGCCACAACAATGCCACAGGAGCAAAACATTGAGCTTTCAATTCCAAGAACAGGATTCATCTTCGATTCATTCGGGTCAATCTTCTACCG TTGAAATGTCTGTTCAGCATAGTTCTATTGGTTCAACACTTGGCACAACCGAGGGATGTGTCATCAGGTCATTTATGCAGAATCAGGATTTCACCTTCCCTCCTCCACTACTGGATCAAAGCCAAACACTT GCTCACTATGCTGATCCAGGCTATAGCAATCTTATGTCTTCTTCATATGGTCCACAATCCAAG ACAGTGGAAGAAACTGCTCCTATTCGAATTCCTCTGCAATTGGACGTTAAAGAAGAACCCATATACGTGAATTCAAAGCAGTACCATGCTATTCTGAGAAGAAGACTCTATCGAGCAAAACTTGAAGTACAAAACAAACCCATCAAGTATCGAAAA CCTTATCTTCACGAGTCTCGCCATCTACATGCAGTGAAGAGAGCAAGAGGTGCTGGTGGACGCTTTCTCAACACTAAAAAGCTTCAACAATCAACTCGTAAACATGGAAATACTGCAGAATCGAACATGCATCAAATAGAAAACTACAGAGATGGTGATAATGCAACATATGCATCTAACAGTGGTGCAAGAAATATGCAGAATTATACATCTGATAAGGGTGGTGGTGGCACCACTCAGCACCCTCTTTTTGTCTACATGTGA
- the LOC114183912 gene encoding nuclear transcription factor Y subunit A-8-like isoform X2, with the protein MAYSASENSCQIPWHATSYTILMSIFSALCIIVEMSVQHSSIGSTLGTTEGCVIRSFMQNQDFTFPPPLLDQSQTLAHYADPGYSNLMSSSYGPQSKTVEETAPIRIPLQLDVKEEPIYVNSKQYHAILRRRLYRAKLEVQNKPIKYRKPYLHESRHLHAVKRARGAGGRFLNTKKLQQSTRKHGNTAESNMHQIENYRDGDNATYASNSGARNMQNYTSDKGGGGTTQHPLFVYM; encoded by the exons ATGGCTTATTCGGCATCAGAAAATTCTTGTCAAATTCCCTGGCATGCTACTTCATATACCATATTGATGAGTATTTTCTCTGCTCTTTGCATAATAGTTGAAATGTCTGTTCAGCATAGTTCTATTGGTTCAACACTTGGCACAACCGAGGGATGTGTCATCAGGTCATTTATGCAGAATCAGGATTTCACCTTCCCTCCTCCACTACTGGATCAAAGCCAAACACTT GCTCACTATGCTGATCCAGGCTATAGCAATCTTATGTCTTCTTCATATGGTCCACAATCCAAG ACAGTGGAAGAAACTGCTCCTATTCGAATTCCTCTGCAATTGGACGTTAAAGAAGAACCCATATACGTGAATTCAAAGCAGTACCATGCTATTCTGAGAAGAAGACTCTATCGAGCAAAACTTGAAGTACAAAACAAACCCATCAAGTATCGAAAA CCTTATCTTCACGAGTCTCGCCATCTACATGCAGTGAAGAGAGCAAGAGGTGCTGGTGGACGCTTTCTCAACACTAAAAAGCTTCAACAATCAACTCGTAAACATGGAAATACTGCAGAATCGAACATGCATCAAATAGAAAACTACAGAGATGGTGATAATGCAACATATGCATCTAACAGTGGTGCAAGAAATATGCAGAATTATACATCTGATAAGGGTGGTGGTGGCACCACTCAGCACCCTCTTTTTGTCTACATGTGA
- the LOC114185338 gene encoding PHD finger protein ALFIN-LIKE 4-like: MEARSRSVEDIFEDFKGRRAGIIKALTTDVEDFYSQCDPEKENLCLYALPSEQWEVNLPVEEVPPELPEPVLGINFARDGMQEKDWLSLVAVHSDTWLLALAFYFGARFGFDKTDRKRLFSMINELPTIFEVVTGGGAKKPVKEKSSVSNNSGNKSKPNSKVRVSETQGRQSKALLQPKDEDEGAEEQEEDEHGETLCGACGENYGTDEFWICCDICEKWFHGKCVKITPARAEHIKQYKCPSCSNKRAR; this comes from the exons ATGGAAGCGCGAAGTCGCTCCGTGGAAGACATATTCGAGGATTTCAAGGGACGAAGAGCAGGCATCATCAAAGCCCTCACCACCG ATGTTGAAGATTTCTACAGCCAATGTGATCCTG agAAGGAGAATTTGTGCTTATATGCATTACCCAGTGAGCAGTGGGAAGTAAATTTACCTGTTGAAGAAGTTCCTCCAGAGCTTCCTGAGCCTGTCCTGGGCATTAACTTTGCTAGGGATGGCATGCAGGAAAAAGACTGGCTATCTTTAGTTGCCGTTCACAGTGATACATGGTTGCTTGCCCTTGCCTTTTATTTTGGAGCCAGATTTGGATTTGATAAAACTGACAG GAAACGACTATTCAGTATGATCAATGAACTACCAACAATATTTGAAGTTGTTACTGGTGGTGGAGCAAAGAAGCCAGTTAAAGAGAAGTCTTCAGTTTCGAACAACAGTGGAAACAAATCTAAGCCTAACTCTAAAGTG CGGGTTTCCGAAACCCAGGGCAGACAGTCAAAGGCATTGTTACAACCAAAAGATGAGGATGAAGGAGCAGAAGAGCAAGAGGAAGATGAACACGGAGAGACCTTGTGTGGGGCATGTGGTGAGAATTATGGGACTGATGAGTTCTGGATTTGCTGTGACATCTGCGAGAAGTGGTTCCATGGCAAATGCGTGAAGATCACCCCTGCTAGGGCAGAGCACATCAAGCAATACAAGTGTCCATCGTGCAGTAACAAGAGAGCTCGCTAA
- the LOC114185272 gene encoding threonine synthase, chloroplastic-like, translating to MASASLFQSLPFPLQNSNRASPKPPAHFVIRAQSLNTQNNPPAAAKQRRPADENIRDEARRVNAPHDHHLFSAKYVPFNADPSSSESYSLDEIVYRSQSGGLLDVQHDMAALKRFDGEYWRNLFDSRVGKTTWPYGSGVWSKKEWVLPEIHDDDIISAFEGNSNLFWAERFGKKFLGMNDLWVKHCGISHTGSFKDLGMTVLVSQVNRLRKMNRPIVGVGCASTGDTSAALSAYCASAGIPSIVFLPSNRISLAQLVQPIANGAFVLSIDTDFDGCMQLIREVTAELPIYLANSLNSLRLEGQKTAAIEILQQFDWQVPDWVIVPGGNLGNIYAFYKGFKMCQELGLVDKIPRLVCAQAANADPLYRYFKSGWKEFKPVIPTTTFASAIQIGDPVSIDRAVHAIKSCDGIVEEATEEELMDATAKADKTGMFICPHTGVALTALFKLKNSGVIKATDRTVVVSTAHGLKFTQSKIDYHSKNIKDMACTYANPPKEVKADFGSVMDVLKTYLQSKAH from the coding sequence ATGGCTTCCGCATCTCTCTTTCAGTCTCTCCCTTTCCCTCTCCAAAACTCTAATCGGGCCTCTCCCAAGCCCCCGGCCCACTTCGTTATCCGAGCCCAGTCCCTCAACACTCAGAACAACCCACCCGCCGCCGCCAAGCAGCGCCGCCCCGCGGATGAGAACATCCGCGACGAGGCCCGGCGCGTGAATGCGCCGCACGACCACCACCTCTTCTCCGCCAAGTACGTGCCCTTCAACGCCGACCCCTCCTCGTCGGAGTCCTACTCCCTCGATGAGATCGTGTACCGGTCCCAGTCCGGCGGCCTCCTCGACGTCCAGCACGACATGGCCGCCCTCAAGCGCTTCGACGGCGAGTACTGGCGCAACCTCTTCGACTCCCGCGTCGGCAAGACCACCTGGCCCTACGGCTCCGGCGTCTGGAGCAAGAAGGAGTGGGTCCTCCCCGAGATCCACGACGACGACATCATCTCCGCCTTCGAGGGAAACTCCAACCTCTTCTGGGCCGAGCGTTTCGGCAAAAAGTTTCTCGGCATGAACGACTTGTGGGTCAAACACTGCGGAATAAGCCACACCGGGAGTTTCAAGGATCTCGGCATGACCGTTCTCGTAAGCCAGGTCAATCGCCTGAGGAAAATGAACCGCCCCATCGTCGGTGTCGGTTGCGCTTCCACCGGCGACACCTCTGCAGCGCTGTCCGCGTATTGCGCTTCCGCAGGGATTCCTTCCATCGTCTTTTTGCCTTCTAATAGAATCTCTCTTGCGCAGCTTGTTCAGCCCATTGCCAATGGCGCCTTTGTGTTGAGCATCGACACTGATTTCGATGGCTGCATGCAGTTGATTCGAGAAGTCACTGCTGAGTTACCCATCTATTTGGCGAACTCCCTCAACAGTTTGAGGCTCGAGGGGCAGAAAACTGCTGCCATTGAGATTCTGCAACAGTTTGATTGGCAGGTTCCTGATTGGGTGATTGTTCCTGGTGGCAATCTCGGCAACATTTATGCCTTTTACAAAGGGTTTAAGATGTGCCAAGAGCTTGGACTTGTGGACAAGATCCCAAGGCTTGTTTGTGCTCAGGCTGCAAATGCAGATCCTTTGTATCGGTACTTTAAGTCTGGGTGGAAGGAGTTTAAGCCTGTGATACCCACCACCACCTTTGCCTCTGCCATTCAGATTGGTGACCCTGTTTCCATTGATAGAGCTGTTCATGCCATTAAGAGTTGTGATGGGATTGTGGAGGAGGCGACGGAGGAGGAGCTGATGGATGCCACGGCGAAGGCGGATAAAACCGGCATGTTTATCTGCCCCCACACTGGGGTTGCTTTGACGGCATTGTTCAAGCTCAAGAACAGTGGGGTTATCAAAGCCACTGATAGGACTGTGGTTGTTAGCACTGCTCATGGCTTGAAGTTCACTCAGTCCAAGATTGATTACCATTCTAAGAACATCAAGGACATGGCTTGCACCTATGCTAACCCACCCAAGGAAGTGAAGGCTGATTTTGGGTCTGTTATGGATGTTTTGAAGACGTATTTGCAGAGTAAGGCTCATTAG
- the LOC114185789 gene encoding uncharacterized protein LOC114185789 has translation MEAEEEEETPPNFWTENGGHRRLRRSYSLFLSSGAALICVLVIALAFTLVIIPTIFSTLQAFPYHLFKPNSVKKSWDSLNFVLILFAILCAFLSRNNADETFSDTSYQYEKPNPTTTPQWYEETDRTSYKSYNRLRSFNSYPDLRRESPWLASDERWRFYDDTHVNGYCRFDLEEESVKNIEVVDKEVPLLPASPPPVPAEEGSGESENKGTSSTTEELLTSSKGKKKKKKQRQGSFENLEHIRNSESHSHPRVSSVFHNMFSSKKSKRKKLESASSSHVSLSKTEPVRGSVASSLKSNKKETFLKENVAVTGMESRLIPIPPPPPPPFKMPAWKFRVQGDFVRINSIRSWSSGSPDLEDEVVESPRSENGGEPAILLFYDPNPDDVDTKADTFIERFRTGLKGGPS, from the coding sequence ATGGAagcggaagaagaagaagaaacgcCACCAAACTTCTGGACGGAGAACGGTGGCCACCGCCGCCTCCGGCGATCTTACTCGCTGTTTCTGAGCTCCGGTGCAGCTCTGATATGCGTTCTGGTGATTGCACTTGCATTCACGTTGGTCATAATTCCCACCATCTTTTCCACGTTGCAGGCTTTCCCCTACCATCTTTTCAAACCCAATTCCGTGAAGAAGAGTTGGGACTCCCTCAACTTCGTGCTTATCCTCTTCGCCATTCTCTGCGCCTTCCTCAGCCGGAACAACGCCGACGAAACTTTCTCCGACACGTCATACCAGTACGAGAAACCAAACCCTACAACGACGCCACAGTGGTACGAGGAAACAGATCGCACGTCCTACAAATCGTATAACAGGCTCAGGAGTTTCAACTCCTACCCGGATCTCCGCCGAGAGTCGCCGTGGCTAGCCTCCGACGAACGGTGGCGGTTTTATGATGATACACACGTTAACGGTTATTGTAGATTTGACTTGGAAGAAGAGAGCGTCAAGAACATAGAAGTGGTAGATAAAGAGGTTCCGCTGCTACCGGCGTCTCCACCACCAGTTCCGGCGGAGGAGGGGAGTGGGGAAAGTGAGAATAAGGGAACAAGTTCAACAACTGAAGAGTTGTTGACTTCTTCGAagggaaagaagaagaagaagaaacaaagacaAGGAAGCTTTGAAAATCTTGAGCATATTCGAAATTCTGAATCTCATTCACATCCTCGAGTTTCCTCAGTTTTTCATAATATGTTTTCTTCTAAGAAAAGCAAGAGGAAGAAACTTGAGTCTGCTTCATCATCGCATGTTTCATTATCCAAAACCGAACCAGTTCGTGGGAGTGTGGCCAGTTCACTTAAATCAAATAAGAAAGAGACTTTCTTGAAGGAAAATGTGGCTGTTACTGGTATGGAGTCACGTTTGATCCCTATAcctccgccgccgccgccgccgttCAAGATGCCGGCGTGGAAGTTCCGGGTGCAGGGTGACTTTGTTAGAATAAACAGCATTAGAAGCTGGAGTAGTGGTTCCCCAGATTTAGAAGATGAAGTTGTGGAGTCACCAAGAAGTGAAAATGGTGGAGAACCTGCAATCTTATTGTTCTATGATCCTAACCCTGATGATGTTGATACCAAAGCTGATACTTTTATTGAAAGGTTCAGAACTGGTTTGAAAGGTGGACCCAGTTGA
- the LOC114184784 gene encoding U-box domain-containing protein 34-like yields the protein MGSNAAEEESTLIAIDTDQNSQHAVKWAVEHLFKNNSPCTLLHVTTKNLHHNDLEVSPKQGRPPTEEELQHIFLPFRGFCARKGIAVKELVLQDTDVVKALTNYITQNSINNVVVGASRSNALLRKFKDVDVPTSLVRCLPQSCMVHIISKRKVQNIRPHSHHNSSIAPSKSLKAIKESFRSKDLNRRSLHIKFWHRSNNDWVSPITPHKNNAETASPKPLDEEREAMESKKGKQIETKVMHEKEEEMNKPSNEIAPNKVPFKRYNIKEIEVATNYFDNALKIGEGSYGPVFKGVLDDIDVAVKALRPDITQGEKQFQQEVVVLSKIRHSNMVTLLGACPEYGCLVYEYMENGSLEDRLFQKDNTPAIPWKVRFRIASEIATGLLFLHQTKPEPIVHRDLKPANILLDCDYGSKITDVGLARLVPPAIPNKTTQYHKTTAAGTFCYIDPEYQQTGLLGVKSDIYSLGVMLLQIITGKSPMGVGHLVQEAIEKGRFSEVLDPNVMDWPVEETLSYARLALKCCEMRRRDRPDLASVILPELIRLRNLGSHK from the exons atgggttcaaatgCAGCAGAAGAAGAATCTACCTTGATCGCCATTGATACCGATCAGAACAGCCAACACGCTGTCAAATGGGCTGTGGAACATCTCTTCAAGAACAACTCTCCCTGCACCCTCCTTCACGTCACAACTAAGAACTTACATCACA ATGATTTGGAGGTTTCCCCTAAGCAAGGTCGTCCACCAACAGAAGAAGAATTGCAACACATTTTTCTTCCCTTTCGAGGATTCTGTGCTCGAAAAGGG ATCGCAGTTAAAGAGTTAGTTCTGCAAGACACTGACGTAGTAAAAGCGCTTACTAATTACATAACTCAGAACTCTATCAACAATGTTGTTGTTGGTGCTTCTCGCTCCAACGCTCTTCTAAG GAAATTTAAAGATGTAGATGTGCCTACAAGCTTAGTAAGATGTTTGCCACAATCTTGCATGGTGCATATCATATCAAAAAGAAAAGTGCAGAATATTCGACCTCATTCTCATCACAATAGTAGTATCGCACCATCAAAATCTCTAAAAGCCATCAAGGAAAGTTTTCGGTCCAAAGATTTAAACAG AAGATCACTCCATATTAAATTTTGGCATAGATCAAACAACGATTGGGTATCTCCAATAACACCACACAAGAACAATGCAGAGACTGCTTCTCCAAAGCCACTTGATGAAGAACGGGAAGCAATGGAAAGTAAAAAGGGAAAGCAAATCGAAACAAAAGTTATgcatgaaaaagaagaagagatgaATAAACCATCAAACGAAATTGCACCCAACAAAGTTCCATTTAAGAGATACAACATTAAAGAAATTGAAGTAGCAACTAATTACTTCGACAATGCCCTCAAAATTGGTGAAGGTTCGTACGGACCCGTTTTCAAAGGGGTGCTTGATGACATCGATGTTGCTGTGAAGGCTCTCAGACCAGACATAACCCAAGGGGAGAAGCAGTTCCAACAAGAG GTTGTTGTTTTGAGCAAAATAAGACATTCAAACATGGTTACACTTCTGGGTGCATGTCCGGAGTATGGATGCCTTGTGTATGAGTACATGGAAAATGGAAGTTTAGAAGATCGTCTCTTCCAGAAAGATAACACACCAGCGATTCCATGGAAAGTGAGATTCAGAATAGCATCAGAAATTGCGACAGGTCTTCTTTTCCTTCATCAGACAAAGCCTGAGCCTATTGTGCACCGAGACCTGAAACCAGCGAATATTTTGTTGGACTGTGACTATGGTAGCAAGATCACTGATGTGGGTTTGGCAAGGCTTGTTCCACCTGCAATACCCAACAAAACCACTCAGTACCATAAAACAACTGCAGCTGGTACATTTTGCTACATTGATCCAGAGTATCAGCAAACAGGGCTATTGGGAGTTAAATCAGACATTTATTCACTGGGTGTGATGCTGTTGCAGATTATAACTGGAAAGAGTCCTATGGGTGTGGGTCACTTGGTTCAAGAGGCTATAGAAAAGGGTAGATTTTCAGAGGTTCTTGATCCGAATGTGATGGATTGGCCTGTTGAGGAGACTTTGTCGTATGCGAGGTTGGCTTTGAAGTGTTGTGAGATGAGAAGACGAGATAGACCAGATCTTGCTTCTGTCATTTTGCCGGAGTTGATTCGGCTAAGAAATTTAGGATCTCACAAATAA
- the LOC114183434 gene encoding mitochondrial import inner membrane translocase subunit TIM23-2-like codes for MAYQTPDRDSESDPKTPTRLYNPYKDLEVPIRNLYQLPTSPEYLFVEEARRKRRSWGENLTFYTGCGYLAGAVGGAASGLVEGVKSFESGDTAKLRINRVLNSSGHAGRSWGNRLGVIGLLYAGIESGIEAARDTDDVWNSVAAGLGTGALYRAARGVRSAAVAGAVGGVVVGVAVTAKQALKRYVPI; via the coding sequence ATGGCGTACCAGACCCCTGATCGAGATTCAGAATCGGATCCGAAGACACCAACGCGTCTCTATAATCCTTACAAGGACCTTGAAGTCCCCATTCGCAACCTCTACCAGCTCCCAACCTCCCCCGAGTATCTCTTCGTCGAGGAGGCTCGCCGCAAGCGTCGATCCTGGGGCGAGAACCTCACCTTCTACACAGGATGTGGCTACCTCGCCGGCGCCGTCGGCGGTGCCGCCTCCGGCCTCGTCGAAGGCGTAAAGTCCTTTGAGTCCGGTGACACCGCCAAGCTTCGCATCAACCGCGTCCTCAACTCCTCCGGTCATGCCGGGCGATCCTGGGGCAACCGCCTCGGCGTCATTGGCCTGCTATACGCCGGCATCGAGAGTGGGATCGAGGCGGCGAGGGACACCGACGACGTCTGGAACAGTGTCGCGGCGGGACTCGGCACTGGCGCGTTGTATCGTGCCGCGAGAGGGGTGCGGTCTGCGGCGGTGGCGGGGGCCGTTGGCGGCGTCGTGGTTGGAGTTGCTGTCACCGCGAAGCAGGCATTGAAACGCTACGTGCCTATATGA